One segment of Erigeron canadensis isolate Cc75 chromosome 2, C_canadensis_v1, whole genome shotgun sequence DNA contains the following:
- the LOC122588041 gene encoding uncharacterized protein LOC122588041 produces the protein MRDHILEEVQRYFAMDQYLELDEDDPTRKAAKLAFRADAASIYRQRKSKFKSQHFTARGGVGSADTLQTAPPTGMDPEEWGKLLSFYTRDDRVKRAETNKTNRSKQAVGTQGRRSISLAHDRALAKHHNEKKEGPPPRGSRLGRQPTDYNLRKLRYIHNFKLNYF, from the exons ATGAGGGACCATATCTTGGAGGAAGTACAG CGCTATTTTGCGATGGACCAGTACTTAGAGCTTGATGAGGACGACCCCACCCGGAAGGCAGCAAAACTGGCTTTCCGTGCTGATGCAGCTAGCATATATAGGCAGagaaagtcaaaattcaaatctcAGCATTTTACAGCACGGGGGGGTGTAGGCTCAGCAGATACCCTGCAGACAGCACCGCCAACTGGTATGGACCCGGAAGAGTGGGGAAAACTATTGAGTTTCTATACGAGGGATGACCGGGTGAAGCGGGCCGAGACAAACAAGACAAACCGGTCCAAACAGGCGGTGGGGACTCAGGGTCGGCGATCTATTTCTCTTGCCCACGATCGGGCGTTG GCCAAGCACCATAACGAAAAGAAGGAGGGGCCACCCCCACGTGGGAGTCGACTTGGGCGGCAACCCACAGACTACAACCTCCGGAAGTTGCGGTATATACATAACTTTAagttaaattacttttaa